The Cytobacillus oceanisediminis genomic interval GCTTATATATAAAACAATGCCGCTGCGGTCCAGGGCTTTGAGGGTATTCATTTTTTCGCCGGTAAAGGGTGTTAGGCTGTAAGGATCATCTTCTACCACCGGAATCCCGTATTCAGAGGACAATTCAAGGATTTTTCTGCGCCTGTCTTCAGGAAGCAATGTGCCTGTTGGGTTCTGAAAAATAGGATTTAAAAAGATCATCTTAATTCGATGCTTTTTATATAAGGCTATAATATCATCCGGATTTACTCCATCCTTGCCTGTTTTTAAATAATAAGTTTTGACTCCGGCTGATTTAAAGATTGGCAGGCTGTAGTGATAAGAGGGATCCTCGACGGCAACAGAGTCCCCGGGTTTTAAGAGGCATTGGACGACAAGGTGCAGGGCCTGCTGGGCACCGGATGTAATAAGTATGGAAGAAGGGCTGGTCTCGATGTCCCGGAATTTTTTTACATGGCCAGCCAGTGTTTTTCTCAGGATTTCATTTCCCTGAGGATGATCGTACCCCAGTGTCCCGATAAAAGATCGATTGGAAGTAATCTCTCTTAGCGAAGCCAAAGGAAAGAGGTCCTGAGAGAGTTCTCCGCTGGCCAGGTTGATCAGTTTTGTCTCTGCCAGTTCTTTATGGATCCTTTGTGTGACTGGCAAATTGGGCAAAAAGGAGCCTGCTTCAATATACCGGTTCCAGCTTGGGATGCGTCTTTTGGCCATTCCCCAAATATCTTTGCTGACCATTGTGCCGCTTCCCTGATTTCGTTCTACTATCCCGTTTGACTCCAGTTCATCATATGCAGCAACAACCGTGCTTCTATTGATATCAAACTGTTTTGCTAATCCTCTTTCTGAAGGAAGCGGTTTGTCTGGGGGGAATGTGCCATCTGCTATTCCGTTTTCTATATACATCGCAAGCTGCTTATAAATAGGTGTTTTTGATTTTCTATCAGGTTTCCAATCCAATTGAAACATCCTTTTAGTAAAAATGAGATATGTAATATTATATCAGCTCTTCAAATAATTATCGGCTGAAGGATTGAGTGAAAGTTCATATTGACTTTTGTAACTGTAAATATTATTATTACAGTATATCCTGTAGTATAAATGAATGTAACTTAAGTTGTGTATTAACTGTAATGTTTATTATTACATTTTTATAAAGACGAATTCAATAGAGGGAGTGTTTTTAAATGGTGAATTTATTCTTATCATCAAGCTGCGGTTCCTGCCGGAAAGCCCGGGCATGGCTTGAGGAGCATCAAATAGAGTATGTTGAACGGAACATTGTAACAGATCCGCTTACAGTGGAAGAAATTAAATCAATTCTTCGTCTTACAGAAAATGGGACTGAGGAGATTATTTCAACTAAATCAAAAGCTTTCCAGGAGTTAAACGTGAATATTGATTCCATGCCGCTAAAAGAGTTATATCAATTGATTATCAATAATCCGCAAATGCTGCGCAGACCGATTATTCTGGATGAAAAAAGACTCCAGGTCGGCTTTAACGAGGACGAAATTCGCAGCTTCCTTCCACGGAACTTTCGTACGTTTTCATACAATGAACTGCAAAGATTGGCTAACTAGGCAGCACCAGTCTGTAAATTCTTGACAAGTCAATCTGTAACACTTAGTATTACAGTACAGTACCAGAAAATATAGGAGGCCGGCCATGAATAGCGATTTTACTCTTGCCATTCACAGTCTAACTTATCTCGCCCTGCAGCTGGATCGCATGTCAACGAGCGATGCGATTTCTGAAAGTGCAGGTGTCCATCCGGTCCGCATCCGAAAAGTCCTGAGTTTATTAAAAAAACATGGATTTATTAAATCAAAAGAGGGAACGGGCGGCGGATTTATTTTTGCCCGGGATTTAAGCGAAGTGAATCTTTGGGATATTTATAAGATTACTTCTGAAGGCGCACTGCAGCCCAAGTGTCCGGATTCAAATGAAGCGTGTGTGGTGGGTGCAAATATGCAAAGAGTTCTGATCAACATCTTTTTAGGTGCAGAGGAACATTTGGGTGAATATTTAAAGCACTATACATTAAAGGATATTGTTGATTTGATCTATAAAGAAAATTAATTGGGAGCTTACAAGCTTTCCATTCGTTAAAATGTAACAAAAAATATTACAGTTTAAAAATCTCTTTTAAGAAGGTGAAAAAATATGATGTCCAACAATAATGCCATTTTAAAAGCGGGAGATTGGATTAAAGGAAAATCCCGTGAAGGGGAACTAATCATTGGCTATATCGAGACCTTAGAAGAAGGTATTATAAAGACAAAAGTAATTTCAAGTGATAATAAAACCATTGAAGGCAGAATCATTCCGCTGCTGAGCAAACAGGTTAAGAAAATGCCGGCAGCAAAAGTAGCCAACAAAGAACAGATCCATTTCCTGATTGACCTTGCCCTTTCCACTGAAGATGAAGAATGGTTTTTTGAATTGACCTCGAAGCTTAACTCGATGAGAGAGCTTGTGAAGGATATTAAATAAAAGCCGGGGAAGTGCCTGTGTCCGTCTGCTTATAAGCAGGCAGATGCAGGCACTTTGTTTTATATCGCCTTACAGTCTAACGGAGAGAGCAGAAGTATTAACTCCTATTTGTCTGCCATGTCTGTTTTTGACATGGGAGATGATGCACCTGATTAGAGAAGTGTTAATGAAGAACTGGAAAAGGAGTCTGTCAATATAGAAAGGCTCCTGGAATCTATAAAGGAACCGATGCTGGTAATAGATGATTATTATGCGGATGCCCTTAAGAATGTGGATAGTAACTAAGAGATTTCTTTTGGGATTTACATACACTAAAGGAATTCAAAGAACCCCCACAAAGATGTGGGGGTTCTTGTTCACCAAATATAAGCACCTTCACAAGTATTAGCTTTGGGTTCATAATAGCAATGCTGTTTGAATTGCCCTGAGAAAGGCTGATCGTACCATGTTGGCGGACATGCAGCATACGGATTGAAATACCAGAGAGCAAACTTGGAAGGATGCTGTCTCCAAAAGTCTAAGGTTTGCTTGGCCAATCTCTTTTCCACGCTTCTTGCCCTGTTGTAAAAAACATTCCCTTTCTGTACAGCTTCAAAAGAATAATTTCCACCCTGGATCTGGAAAATGACTTGCGGTATGGTCCTTAAGCCTTCAAAATCGAGACAATTAGCTTTTCGCCGGTTAACTATTACATTCCCAACCATCAGCATCCCCAGTTTTCCTTCACCTTCGGCTTCCGCCCTCATCATCCTTGCCATCAAAGCCACGTCACTGTCGGTATATTGTACTCTTGGCACTTTTTATCACCTCTAAAAGAATTGTATTAAGAAATCCTGTAAACATGATAACGGGTTCAAAGGAAGAAATATTAATTGGGGGTGCAAACCGCATTGCGTTCAGCACCCCCTTATAACGGATATATAAACAGTTAGTGTGGCTTAACTGCTTCGGGTTCTTTTGAAATAAGCTACCTAATTTATATGCTGTCTCAGTTTGAGATATGCAGAAAAAGGGCGTTTGATGAAACTTTCTCTATGGAAATTCGTACCATTACTTAAGAGGGGTGGGTATCTTGAGAACTCAAAATGATAAGAGAGAAGTAAGCCTGAAAAATTTATTATATGGTATAGGCCTATTTATTTTCGGAGGTTTGGCTTTAACAAATGTAACGACGCCACTGCCTTCAAAGGAATCAACCAAAGAATTTCTGCTGTTTATTTTGGGGTGTACATTAATCTATTACTTTTTAGTAAGTGTCTACTTCATAGGCGGATTATGGAGGAAGGTTTTTTATGCGATTTTAATTTTGCTATGCGGATTTAGTATATTAATGGTTTTTTATTTGATAACACATTCAATACCGCACTAATATTTAGAAAGGGAGAAGGGGACAGGTATTCTGTCACCAATTTTCAACTGGGACGAGGAACCTGTCCCTCTGTCCCGCTCCAAAGTGCCTGTTCTCTTAACGGAACAGGCACTAATTTTTATCTCTCCTTAACTGGCTCCCTCATGAACACTGGTGCGGGAATCCCCATTGTTGTTTTTCCAGGCCTGGTTTTAAGTGCCGAGAATAAGAAACACCCTGCAATGACAATGATGCTTCCGACAGCTTGTATCCAGTTCATGACCTCTCCTAAGAAGATAAAAGCTAAGATGGCTGTAAAAATCGGATTAAAGTTTAGGAACAGGCCGGAAGTGCTTGGTCCCAGCTGGTTGACCCCGATGTTCCAGAGCACCATGCATAGGACTGTTGAAATTAGACCCGTATACAGAATGGATAAAAGAAATGAAGCACTGACATCTGTAACGGTGAAACCAGCAGTGTTGAACGGCAAAAGCACGAGAAGGCCAAATATGCCTGAGTATAAGATGGACATCATAGGTGTAACGAAAGACATGGCCCATTTGCTGCAGACCGAATAGATTCCCCACATGCCCACCGCGGCCATCATATAAAGGTCCCCATTATTAAACTGCAGCGAAACCAGCATCTCCAGGCTTCCTTTTGAAAGGACCAGCAGTACGCCAAACAATGAAACGAACATGGACATGAGCTGCAGTGTGTTTATTTTTTCATTTAGAAAAATGAAAGAGAAGGCAGCAATGGAAAACATATTTAAAGTTGAGATTAAGCCAACGCTGGTGGCCGATGTTTTTTCCAGGGCCATGAAT includes:
- a CDS encoding cell wall hydrolase, encoding MPRVQYTDSDVALMARMMRAEAEGEGKLGMLMVGNVIVNRRKANCLDFEGLRTIPQVIFQIQGGNYSFEAVQKGNVFYNRARSVEKRLAKQTLDFWRQHPSKFALWYFNPYAACPPTWYDQPFSGQFKQHCYYEPKANTCEGAYIW
- the spxA gene encoding transcriptional regulator SpxA gives rise to the protein MVNLFLSSSCGSCRKARAWLEEHQIEYVERNIVTDPLTVEEIKSILRLTENGTEEIISTKSKAFQELNVNIDSMPLKELYQLIINNPQMLRRPIILDEKRLQVGFNEDEIRSFLPRNFRTFSYNELQRLAN
- a CDS encoding RrF2 family transcriptional regulator → MNSDFTLAIHSLTYLALQLDRMSTSDAISESAGVHPVRIRKVLSLLKKHGFIKSKEGTGGGFIFARDLSEVNLWDIYKITSEGALQPKCPDSNEACVVGANMQRVLINIFLGAEEHLGEYLKHYTLKDIVDLIYKEN
- a CDS encoding IDEAL domain-containing protein translates to MMSNNNAILKAGDWIKGKSREGELIIGYIETLEEGIIKTKVISSDNKTIEGRIIPLLSKQVKKMPAAKVANKEQIHFLIDLALSTEDEEWFFELTSKLNSMRELVKDIK
- a CDS encoding DMT family transporter; the protein is MKYYLLLLLTSFLWGGNFIVGKTLVDHASPITLTILRWAIAIICLVPLVWHKEKRLLPPKNAILPLLLMGITGVALFQALQFMALEKTSATSVGLISTLNMFSIAAFSFIFLNEKINTLQLMSMFVSLFGVLLVLSKGSLEMLVSLQFNNGDLYMMAAVGMWGIYSVCSKWAMSFVTPMMSILYSGIFGLLVLLPFNTAGFTVTDVSASFLLSILYTGLISTVLCMVLWNIGVNQLGPSTSGLFLNFNPIFTAILAFIFLGEVMNWIQAVGSIIVIAGCFLFSALKTRPGKTTMGIPAPVFMREPVKER
- a CDS encoding PLP-dependent aminotransferase family protein, with amino-acid sequence MDWKPDRKSKTPIYKQLAMYIENGIADGTFPPDKPLPSERGLAKQFDINRSTVVAAYDELESNGIVERNQGSGTMVSKDIWGMAKRRIPSWNRYIEAGSFLPNLPVTQRIHKELAETKLINLASGELSQDLFPLASLREITSNRSFIGTLGYDHPQGNEILRKTLAGHVKKFRDIETSPSSILITSGAQQALHLVVQCLLKPGDSVAVEDPSYHYSLPIFKSAGVKTYYLKTGKDGVNPDDIIALYKKHRIKMIFLNPIFQNPTGTLLPEDRRRKILELSSEYGIPVVEDDPYSLTPFTGEKMNTLKALDRSGIVLYISSLTKIVASGLRVGWIIGPRSVIERLSDAKQQVDFGHGSYSQWIANDFIESARFESHLKFLARQLEQRRNSIISSLDHFLKDQVEFSIPQGGIHLWCRIKKEHNENQLLEESIKRGVIYVPGTTMGSENGFVRFTFGRENEENIHEGIKRFAEALKNLE